One window of the Cryptomeria japonica chromosome 7, Sugi_1.0, whole genome shotgun sequence genome contains the following:
- the LOC131030113 gene encoding uncharacterized protein LOC131030113, which produces MDKYMHRSSPRPQKDWADCRRRKPFVEDDRRTSIMSKKMRLLNDTQYFTNNDSSSNYTSYQGQGSARTSQSPQAGFDPLAIVSNRHKIPTPCLPPSGAKAVNRRLACFLAREYLHRGTLLGKPWPPQDSNSTPRGNTTAQPKKNLRGDEATREQEVLYSTLTTDFLRSDDIHIPGIFNPSQMAAWFGFK; this is translated from the coding sequence ATGGATAAGTACATGCACCGGTCCTCGCCTCGGCCGCAAAAGGATTGGGCAGATTGCAGAAGACGAAAGCCCTTTGTCGAAGACGACAGGCGAACCAGCATAATGTCCAAGAAGATGAGGCTACTCAACGACACACAGTATTTTACAAATAACGATTCCAGCTCAAACTACACCTCTTACCAGGGCCAGGGATCTGCCAGGACAAGCCAATCGCCACAGGCGGGGTTCGATCCCCTCGCAATTGTCTCCAACCGACATAAAATCCCCACACCCTGTTTGCCGCCCTCGGGAGCCAAAGCGGTTAACCGGCGGCTGGCTTGTTTTCTAGCGAGGGAATACCTCCACCGCGGGACGCTGCTGGGGAAACCATGGCCGCCACAGGATTCGAACTCGACACCTCGGGGAAACACCACCGCTCAGCCAAAGAAGAACCTCCGAGGAGACGAAGCTACCAGAGAACAGGAAGTGCTCTACTCTACTCTCACCACGGATTTCCTCCGCTCAGATGACATCCACATTCCCGGCATTTTTAATCCTTCACAGATGGCCGCTTGGTTTGGATTCAAATGA
- the LOC131030080 gene encoding SKP1-like protein 1B codes for MAKECKVKLNSSDDEMFEVDEAVAFESETIKNMIEDTGVESVVPLPNVNSKILAKVIEYCKYHVDAAKTSEETTALSELDVKKWDKEFVKVDQATLFDIILAANYLNIKKLLDLTCQTVADMIKGKTPEEIRKIFNIKNDYTPEEEEEVRRENQWAFD; via the exons ATGGCGAAGGAATGTAAAGTGAAACTGAACAGCTCAGATGATGAAATGTTCGAGGTTGATGAGGCCGTGGCATTTGAATCTGAAACAATCAAGAATATGATTGAGGATACAGGCGTGGAGAGCGTCGTGCCCTTGCCGAATGTGAACAGTAAGATCCTGGCGAAAGTTATCGAATATTGTAAGTATCATGTGGATGCTGCCAAAACCAGCGAAGAAACGACCGCCCTTTCGGAGTTGGATGTAAAGAAGTGGGATAAAGAGTTCGTGAAGGTGGATCAAGCTACCCTTTTTGATATTATACTG GCTGCCAACTATCTGAATATAAAGAAACTTCTGGACTTAACGTGCCAAACTGTAGCTGACATGATCAAGGGCAAAACACCAGAAGAGATCCGAAAGATATTTAACATAAAAAATGACTACACTCCTGAAGAGGAGGAAGAAGTCAGGCGTGAAAATCAATGGGCCTTTGACTAA